Below is a window of Quercus robur chromosome 6, dhQueRobu3.1, whole genome shotgun sequence DNA.
ttttcctctgaaGTGTTTGGTTTGAGAGAAAATAGGGGAAAATTATGGAAAATGGAAGAAATTTTGTATTGAAGTTGAGGTGACCATAGGTATTTTGAAGATGAATATTCAGTACGACTTTGAGAATATCAGGGTCCATTTCTCTTTTTTGCtggttataacttataatttaCTTCTTTGCTTTTTCCATATATATGGGCTAAACTGTTGGATTACACAGTTCTCTGTTCTTGCTTAGCCCGCTGAGTtttgatgttattttattattcaatcaataaactcATTTATGTtgtgtaaaattaaaatacaaggaaaaaaaaaaaacttaaaatttaaatattttatggatGAAATAGTTATTGATCCCTGGTCATCTTGATAACGTTGTAAGCGCGGAGAGTAATAAGAGGCAATGTGATCAAAACagtggatttgttaaaaaaaaaaaaaaaaaaaaaaaattaaaaaaaaaactgatccAATAGATATAAGAAATAGAATTGAGTGAAATGAAATTTAATGATATTCACAATGATCTTTATAGCTTATGTGTTTGAATTGTAGTTAAGCAGTTTGATGAAGGATGGATGATTGGTGTGGTGCCAAATGCACTTCCTCCTTCCATAATAATGAGATGGAGGGTAAGGTCTTGGGTTCAAAACTCACTGGGTGTGTataatttaccaataaaaaatggGTATGGTGAATTAATTGGCACATATACAAGTTTTTTGACTGTGGTAGTCAGTAGTTAAGTCATCCCTGCCCATTTCCATTAACACTGGCTTGAGGTTTGAGATTTTAGAGATTGTGAAGTGTATAAAGGGTGGAAACCCCAATTTAAGGGTTGGTTTTAAATGTGCCACTGACATTTTGAGACAAAAATAACTGCAGTAAAACAGCATGGTTAGCATTTGCTTTTATACTAAATTAAATGAATAGACTTAGGGGTGGGACATGGATATATGATCTTGTAATgtgtgaatttttgtttggtgttTGATTCTTGCATCGCGCAGACATTTTTGCACAAAAATGTTGCTTGTTTTGTGTGTGATTGGCATGCCAATCTTTCTCTTAAATATCTGATTTGGTCATACTATCATTTTGCCATTATCTCATCTCTAGAATATATACATGTACAGATAACAATTACTTCTATCTCATCTCTTGATTATGTACATGTACAGATGACAATTTTGTTTGTACATGCATATGTTGTTTctgcttcttctatttttttcacACATATCAAGAGGGAATAGACACGTATAGAAGTAATTCTTCTCTGTGGATATTTTGTATGAACTGAATTTAATTTCCCAGATAATTCCTATTATTATACATGCTATAAACTGCAGCTAAGTTTAGCTTCCTAGGTTTGTTGGGTTTCTATAACAGTGGTGGTCCTGCTCAACAACTCTAATCAATCTTCTGTTCTCATGGTTACAAGGCCTTCAGCAGTATATTCTTTTGTATTtgtctccccccccccccaaaaaaaatgtttgttggAACATTAAGTCTGTCAAAAAATATATGCTTCTTTTAAATAATCTTTGTGCGCTCTTAGTAAATTATACTAGCTTTTGGCCACAGATAAGTTTATACTTGAAGATCAAAAAGACAGTGGGCTTAAAGTTTAAACGGTATGGGAAAATTAGTGAACTCAAAGCATTTTTACGTGAGAAGGAAGGCATTTCTGAGAGTCATCAGCAGCTCTTTTTTTCTGGTAATCAGCTCAAGGATGACCAAAGGTTGCTGGATTATGGTATACAGCAGGGCTCCACTCTCCACCTTGTTAGCCAGGATTTAGCTGGAATGAAGATATATGTTAGATTACCATCAGATCAGAGAACCATTGTAGTTGAAGTGAGGACTTGTGATACTATCCAAAACATCAAATCAATCATTCAAGCCAAGGAGGGGATTCCGTCAGATCGGTACACTCTTATTTATGATGGAAAACTACTTGAAGATAATGGGATTCTAGCCTCACTCAATATTTCAAATGAGTCAACCCTTCATTTGGTTTTCAATCCAAAAGATGCCATACAAATTTATGTGGGAGTAGGGACTGAAGAGATTGTGAAACTGGAAGTTAAACTTTTGTTTACCATTCATGATGTCAAAGCAATAATTGGGGGCATGATAGGTGTCCCGGTGAATGATTGGGATCTGGTCTATGCTGGGAATAAACTTACGGGTTGCAAAACCTTGGCTTCTTGTGGCATTAAAGATGGAACTGTCTTATCGATGTTTCCTGCCATGATCCAGATATTTGTCAAGACATGGAGTGGGAAGACCATTACTCTTTATGTACAACATCATTATACCATCAGGAATGTCAAAGACAGGATTTTTCGGAAACTGAGGATTCGTTGTGATTTTCAGAATATTTTATTTGCTGGAAAAATGCTTGAGGATAACCGTGATCTAGCTAGTTATGGTGTCCAGATGCATTCCACTCTTAGTATGGTTTTTTCACCTTCACAAACAATCATTCCAATGCGAATAGATTGCATTGTGAACCCAATTCAGAGATTTACCACCATTTGCAATTTGAAGGCTATGATTGAGAAGAAAAGGCGATTTCCAGTGAAGGAAATATTCTTTCATGAAGAAGCGCTGCAGGATCACCGTTCACTGGCAGATTACGGGATTAACAGTGATTCAATTGTAAGGGTTGTCACATACAAAAGTAAAGTTTAACCCTGTAATGGAATCTGCATGGCGTTTGGAAACATTAACTGGACCTATCAGAGGTGGGCCGTGATTTATAGGACTTTGTTTTAGATGGTAATATTTGAACGGAAAGATTATTAAGgttctttattttctacttATGTTTTCCTCATGTGCTTTTGTTTGACATGCACATGGTTTTTTGTTTGTCATCAAACGAAGCGTATGAGGTTCACTAGAATCACTACCTAAGAAACTTGTTTCTCTTTATATACCCTTTCGTTTTCCACTATAATATTTATTCAGTAAATTCGAGGAATGCATGtttcttataaattttgaagttattCAGGTTCTCTCTCTATTTACTCTTTGCTTTTCTCTATAACATTTAGAAAGGTAAAATATTGTTTGTACCTGAAATTTGTATAAAGTTCGATTTTCATCtccaaattttctaaaattcatatatatatatttttttgtccttACTATTAAAAATGTTAACACTTTATTTCTCCAAAAAGAGCTTTTCCATATTtggatgaaaataaaaattattaaaaaaatcactaaaaacaCTCAAAACCCAGATGATAGTTCAATACATGATCCAGATATTTGTAAAGACATGGAGTGGGAAGACCATTGCTGTGGAGTCTTGATGTACAAAAACGTTATACCATCGATTCAGCGATGTCAAAGACAAGATTTTTCAGAAACTGAGGATTCTTTGTCATTATCCTTTTGGTTATCAGAGAATTGTATATGCTGGAAAAAGCCTCGAGGATAACCGTGATCTTGCAAGTTATGGTGTCCAAATGAATCtatgaaaaaatacaaatagcTTAGAAATTTAGCATAGAGACTGGATGACTTTACTTTTGGGGAACTGATACACGAACACAGCTCCTAGACCCATACCCACCACGTAATATTAGTGGTTTTAAAGTGGTATTTCTGTAATATTAGTGGTTTTCAAggctattttatatttttataggggTATATTAATGGTTTGCAAGGGCATTTTTGCAATTTTCGTTTTATAGGGGTATGTTTGCAAATTTAATGGTTTTATAGGGGTATTTCTGTAATATTAGTGGTTTTCAATggtatttttgcaattttctttgttttatagaGGTATTTTTGCAATTCTATTGGTTTTAAAAGGGgtatttttgcaattttattggttttaaaggggtatttttgtaatatagtggttttcaagggtatttttgcaattttatttgtttttaggggtatttttgtaaaattagtGGTTTTCAAGAGTATTTTTGCAACTTTCAAGAAGATGAAAGATCAATTACTATGttatcaaacaaatgttaaaatttcaagtctttgtgatctaaaaatgtgtatataaaataagtttattgatcgaatagtaaataatattcgatttgaatgaaatttgatatgcatgttaagaatataaggaacataaaattcaataattagattttcaaaattcacattcaatataaatatatatgagaagtttaAAGAGTTTCTCtttaaactagtttggagaaaaactttGTTCCCACGTGATGCCATGGATCTATTATGTATAAAGTACAACCATTCCCATTGAATTTggttttatgggtttgtgttttttgtatatggaaatgaaaaggaagaaagaagaacacATTGCcccaatcttcttcttcttcttcttcttcttgaagtgttctttgtgtttgggTTTAAAAATTTAGTGATGATTGATGATTGATGATTACTTCTCATCCTGGATTGCTAGTAGTAGCTATCCTTCCTGGGCTAGCCAATCATCGCCAGTCTCCTTCCTCATTGTACACCGCCATGAGCCATCATCAAGGTGGTCTCCTCGCTCTCTCCCTCTATTTCTGCTTTTCTTGGACTCACCCACTTGGTCTCTCCTTCTTTGATTAGTGATATATCTAAGCTatggttgaaattttattttagggttgGTGGTGATGGATTTTGTAGtggtggatttgggtttggtGGTGGCAATTCAGTTTTGGAGGTGGTGGATCTAGGTTAATGGTGTTGAAGGCTGAACCTAATGCATGTGACACTATTTGGTTACCATGAAATTGtaagaaagtaaaaaagaaaattgagaaaataaaaatgaagattttttttggttaacaagAAATAGCaagaaagtgaaaaagaaaattgagaatataaaaataaaatatgcttGGCTACCGAGAAtttgtaagaaaattaaaagaaaaaaaaaataaagaaaaggataattttgtttttgattaattggttaaaaaaatatatttttaaatcttgATGGGCTATTTTTGCCATCTAAGAGGTGATGTTGACACAATGGCGGCTCCACATGCAAGCCAGGGTGGTCATAGGACCATTCTGACTTGCAAAATCATGTATATACACActtgccaatatatatatatatatatatatatgttaaactaATCTATTGTGACCactttaataaaaatgttgaacacgctaacttgagaattacaaaaatttgagttcaacaaaaataagagtaatgctatattcaaaacattttcacaataatttcgcAACAAATTCAATGTTGTAGActgttattgattctaatttagGCCTAAtactgatattatttttttacccactaataacagctttttgcataagatttattgtaaaaatgttgtggacgtaacattactccaaaattaattttttcccccaaaaataatttaattcctttaaaaaaaaattaaataacaacaataaatattagcccaaataacaacaaacataaacaaacaataaCAAGGCAAgaccaaacaccaaaaagtgAACAAATTCTTCAACAAAAAgcctattataaaacaaaaaaataaaacaaaatttttagcTTGATCAACCTATtcgataaaaaaaaatctcaaaaaaaaaaaatctctaacttcatttttccttaaaaaatggtACTAAGAAAGATGTTGTGGTTGTGAGTTTTCCTTGATGGTGACAACAGTTATATTCTTTTTGACTTTGCAATCGCAATAATTTTGCTCTTCTTAGCAACTCAACTTGCAGTTGTAGCAAATATTTAAGCTatctattaaattttgtataattaaaattttttaaggaccaccctaaaaacaatttttagagCTGCACTATGTTAACACTAAAATTTAGACACATCAGCATTAAACATGCCAGCAATGCACACCGTTAGCCACGTAGGTATCAAATTGactgtaaataaaaaataacagtGATCAAATTGACTATTACCAAAATGTAGGGTCCGAATTGACtatgatcataaatataaagaccaaaatggtattttcatctattcttatttttgacTAGCTCAATCCGTCTTCtcataaaaattctattttatcttGTGAGCTCTTGTGACTGTGAGCCCACTAACTGAACCTTGCTTCCTTATCAGCTCTTCATTTACTtgattctcaagaaaaaaagaaaaagaaaaaatcttcaTTTGCTTGGCATGTATGCGTGCGGTAGATTGCAAAAGGAATGACAGTTagtaaaagaagagaaacacaATCGAATTAGGGTTGTAATTTGTTgtatgaagaacaaaaaaattattaaaataataataataataataataacaacaacgaATATACATGAGCAAACAAAAAGCCAAATCGACGGCTTCATTTTGGTTGTTAaagacacaaattattttataaattttttaacaaatggtTGATGTGATAAttggttattggtaagtaaaaaaataatgttaatagtGAGCTCAGATAATAATCAGTAAAGATTTAACACatcaaaaatttgtaaaatagttcATAATGGTTACATTACTCATAGGGGGCATTTGGTTTGCCGTGATGTGCCTTTAATGTGATGCGCATTACTTTAATGTCATATTAGgtgtttagtttatttaatttttttttaacattaccGTAATCTaatattacaaaatatatcatattatctTAATTATATTACTTTCTTAGAGGTGATCTTACATTATTCATGATAAACTCCAAATATGACATTAAAGTAACATGCATCAAGTGCATATCATGGACACATGGACACCACCACCAACCAAATGCCCTAAAAGGCTAAAATGTGATTACAGCTCATGCTCTACATGTATTAATACAGAGAGAGAAGTTTTGTTGGAAGAATTAGGGAATCTAAAGAGAGATGGAGGTTGACTAATGGAATTATCATGCTAGGCTACTAGGATACCACTCCACTAATATTATACTCCCTTCGTCCcagtttgtttgtcctctattctattttaggatgtcccaaaatattgtcccgtttctaaaaataaaagttattaatttactaatgttcctattatacctcttctttattttcaaaactatttgaaaaaaaaaaaaaaaaaactaacaaatattaaaaaaaaatcaatctaattggggcacatttttagttgcctcattaagaataactcttttaaaaaaaaaggataattacattttacccacttgtggtttgcctctaattctaTGTGCCCACCCatggtttaaattttgacactttgcccacctgtgattcTGACCGTGAGtgctccgtaacccacctcaatATTTTTCGTTACTCTAACACCAAATAAGTAAAAAACACATCCCAAAACggatcaaaactcactctcactcccaaaactcactcactccATCCAACCCAACGAAGATCCTACACAATGCAATGCGCTTCGCTTGAGACTCTAGACCAAGAATCATCTGGGCTTTGATCGTGCAAGTAACCCGAGGAAGAAGGAGCTTTGATTCTGGGTTCATCTGAAGCTTGGGTGAGTTCGGGTCAGTTCATTGTGCagtaaatattttgtatttgatCCGTTTGTTTTCTCTTGATTCTGGGTTCATCTATTGCTTGGGTAAGCTTTAAGTTTTGGTTTTTCTCTGTCCATATGCTCCGTTCATCTGATTTTTTGAAACCTagggttttaaaattttttttcgaAATTGGGTCATCCTTCAATTTGCTCTGTGCTTAGCTTTGTTTACTTAATCTTGTACTTTTACTTAATGATATTAAGATATGAATATGGCTGGTTGTTGTTACATATGTGGGgtagttttttttcccccagaATTTTATGAGCTAGGAATGCTATATACTTGCCCTTATTTCTCCGAAATGATGTACATTTATGAAGTTGCATTCAGATTTCCTGAgttcatgtatattttttttttgtaaagggaAGAAAAGCTCAATGCAGAGATGCCACTAGTGAAACTTACTATAGTATGGGGTTTACAacttttgaattataaatatgtTTTGTATTGACATTAGCCAACTAGTCTAAAATAATTTGTATGCAAGTTATATAATCTGTTTTTAGCTAAGAACTATATGGAGTTTCATCATGGCTGGGCAGTAACAGAATTTATAGGTTATAAATTGATTTGTAGTATCATGAAAGTGCTTAGTAGAGTTTGACTACTAAATAACCTTATATTCCTTTTATATAACCTTATTTAGTAGTCACTGTGGATTATTACACTGCAATTTTGTAATCTTATAATGACATGGTATGCCATAGTGTACTATCAAAGGTTATGGAGTTAATTTTGGAACTTGGGCTGTAATGAAGAGGAAGATGGAATAAGATGACATTGTAGCAAATATTGGAGTCACTTGCTTAAATGCAGGGTGGGACACGAAATTGGGAAGTAGGTGGTGTGTATGGAAGAGTGTGGCTTTGCAGTTGGTATAAATAGAGAGATTAAAGGCCCCACACTACAGGTAAGGTGATAAGTTAGTTGATGGGGGAGTTATTCATGTGGACAAAGTGTGTATACAAAAATTGTGCAACTTGTTGGATGTGCTACTCTCTTTTCATTCCTTGTAGTGACATTGGTTTAGTGGGCATCTTTTACATCTCCATCATAAATAGAGAGATTAGAGGCCCCACATTGTGCAACTGGTTTAGTGGGCATCTTTTACATGACACTGATTAGATTAATGCTGACAGAGATGACTAAGATAGCTAGCACTAGATCTATATCTGCATAGTTTTTTAAGCCTTATCAAATTATAAGGGTTATAACAGAAAGCATTGACATGGGATAAAggtgaaaagaatggaaagtCATTTATACAGCCTCTGTATGTGTATGTTTTAATTTGCCTCTGTTTTTGTAGTTGTAATTGAGTCCACAAAATATTACACATACAAAACCACAAATTAAAGCCAGATGGCAATACTAAGTGGTCAAATTGTTAATCAGTAATTGCTTCTTTCTTGGAATTTTGGTGTTTCTTACAAATTTGAACTATGGTTTATGCTATCACACATGCTGAAAATTTGAACTATGCCACTTGTAATAGATTTGTTGGTCTATAAGCttgtaacaaatttttgttatgtCTTCATCAACTTGCAATGGCTCTACAACTAGTGGTTTCTACCACGCCGAAGATGGTCATTTATGTATCCTTGAGAATTGTGCCCTACGAACAAGTCAAAAAGCTAGTAACTATGGAAGAAGATTCCTCGGTTGTAGTCAATTTAATGTAAGAAACAATTACATTGTTGtatttgaattgaattgaattattaGTTGTGATTAATTGTGAACTGTGAAATTAATTGTTATAATTGTAATGATTaggtttgtaaggttgaatttaatcaaccatcttgttggctttattccgtgccaaatttgcttgtatttcagcatttagtaaccctgtatttatgtgggtttgttgtaagggtagtgagtgagatagagtgattgaatgctcaagagtgtgcaagaaaacagagtctcgcggcttgatctcacgggtgactcgcggttgtaagccgccagaagcagcacacgtgccaagcatgccagaagttgaagcgtcatgctaactgaagcactacaggacaaaataggacaactggccgttctgttatcgcgcggctggatctcgtgactcagtcaagctgcgagccacccctgttttgaaaaacctgacgtttcacattcttctctcaccccagtataaatacccctcatacccacaaaagaatgagagcttctagagagaattttgagagagaaaccctagagtaaaacaagattgattcatctacaatctttacataagagtctcttcaaattcctcaactcttttcctctccattgtcaaatccttgagaggcattttaccaaaacctttttctcaccatatccattactgtgagagagctgtttggtgttctgggaaacagttaggaaggaaccaatttacatcggttgatgctatggtcaagtagcagaatccgggaagttagaaaagaaataggttcggcgcaatctcgttggagcaagaagcttggagggcttaggtgcactaggtagattaggcttggagggtctattgctgtccatgtatctcaactacattttctagtggattgtttaccgcttggagagcggcggagaggttttacgccaagggcttcggtttcctctttgataacacatcgtgggttgtccttgtgtttgcatcttccttcccttttatctttgccttttattatctgctgtgggttgtggttttaatttggcttagattgttttccaattctgttttatagcttttgttcattttccgcacactagttgtttgacataaagcttgaattgattaatttgtaaattgagggtctaaacgttcaagggtatttttacactatttgaactttcaaggtTGGTCCCAAATGTGGCTTCTTTCAGTGGGTGGATAACGAAACTTGTAAGAGTAACTGTGAAAGGATAAGTATGCTTGAGAATGAATTGCAGCTTGCAAATCAGAGAGAAATGACAACTAGGGAAATAGAAGAAAGAGCTAACCGGAGGGAAAGAGAAACTCATGAGCTTTATGTAGAAGCTAGGGAGAAACTTAAGAGggttagagagagtgagagattgtaCAAGGTGGCACTAGTTTTGTCatggttatttttcatttttgtaatgttgttgttgtgttttgccTTAGTGAACAATAATGTAAGGGTGAGGAACCTTAATTTGCCATGATgcttggggtgggggggggggggtgttgaaATGTGATTGGGTAATTGAAATGTTATTGTATCTATCTCTTGAAATGGGGATGTTGAAATGTGATTGGGATGTTGAAATGTTATTGTATCTATCTCCTAAAATGGAAGTGTTGTTTTTGTGCAAATATTCtttagtataaatttttttttacttcattctGTGATTGATATATATTGGCACAAAGTGTTATGTGGAAATGTTAATAACATGAATGGAACATGTTATTACATATTCATTTTGGTTCAATACATACGCATGTGTCAATGCAAGAATAATATTATGCTTTACAGAGGCaagttggaacttggaacttGCCAATGATTAATAATCTTCCATAAAAGCATTCTCATTTGGGTTTGTCAATTCaccttttattttgtgttggaAAGATTGTGCAATAATATAAAAGGAGCTGGGAACCCCATTGTTTTGGCCTATATAAATAACTCTGCACATTTCAAGGCTATGAAAATACTCTATCAAACAAAAAGATATTgtaggttgcatataaacttgtgggatatataatgaataaataattgGTTCTAGACACAGTGTCCAATTTTTTTAGAACATAccaaaataatacataaaaatcACTCCTGtaacaacaaaataattttctttgcCACCTATCATCTACACATAATGTAAACTTCACATAGACAAACAAGCTCAAAGACATAAAGTTAAGGTATGGAACATGGCACATTAACTTTGCTGTGTCATAATTTTGCTATGACATAATTTTCTTTGCTGTGTTAATGCACACCTATGTAAATCCACCAAAAGCACAACAAGACAAGCAAAACACAGTCCTGTGTAAATCCACTAAAAGCAAAGACAAGCACAACACAACAAAATACTTTATCTTGTGTCAATGCACATTAACTGCTTTTAATAGAAGTGAACAGTCATTGTAACTTTATGTCACATGCATACATAATTGCCAATATTGTTTTTGGCACATCCTGTGACTTTACACATCTTCCAACCAAAACCCAACTACTAGTCCACCACACATTAGACATATACATCTTCCAACCAAAATTGCCAATATTGTTTTTGACACTTGACCATGCTCAAGCAAATACTTTAAGCAAATACATTAAGCGTGGGAACTATAACAAAAAAAGTGGTTGAAACTTTAACTTCTTCCATCTTTATTTACTGCTTTTGGTGCTCTTGCCAACTACCTTCTTGCCCTTTCCACCAACTAGTTAAAATTTTGTTGGCCTTGATACACCAAACGTTTTGCCTTTAAACCCCCTAgcagcaccaccaccacttcTTGACTTGGTACACCACTAGTGCTCACAGATACACCTGGCTACATAACCAAAATCTAGCAGTTAGCAAGATGGTCCAACAATagcaagaggaaaaaaaataaacaaaatagaagaAGGCAGAGGTGCTTGAGATGGTAAAGAATCCCATGTCTCTCTAGGGGTATGGAAGCTCAGTTGTGAGGATGAAGAGAACCAGTTGGCCCTAAATCTAGTTGGAGGTTGAGTTGCTACCTCAGATCTATTGTTTGGTACAGGTTGAGATGCAATTTGACCAAAAGCTCTATATGCAAGCTGAGATCTAGTACTTGGTGGCTGAGATGCAGTTTGAGGTGTTGCAGTCTGCTTTGTTTTTGTAGATTTACTACCCTGTGCCTACAAAGAGGGTTGTACAAATTACATACACATGAAACATAGGAGGAAATGAATATAGTTCAAAGCATGGAAATACTTACAGCTTTTGATTTAGCAAGTCTATCTCTTTTCTACCATGGAGTTTCACCAGTGATGCCTACCTTGCACCCTCTTCCATTATATCCTTCTTTCTTGCACTTCCCACACTTGATTGTTTTGTTCATCCTAGAAACTCTATAAGGGTTCCTTAGCTCTTCAggatctctttttctttactttggTGGTCTGCTAGGTGGTTTATACACATGAGGAGCAACAGGAGCAGGTTGGTTAGTCTCAACCCACTCAGACTGGCCAGGCATTGGTTGTATTATCTCTTTGTAAGTTTCAACAAATGTCTCTTTCCAACAACAAGGATGCACATATTCCTTCACTTTCTCCAGGTTCTTAACAATAGCAAAGATCCCATGTTTGCAAGGAAGTCCTGTCAAATCCCAAATCCTACAACTGTATGCTTTCTTAGCCAAGTCAACCATATGTCTCTCACGACCATTATCAACCTCATACATGAAGCTGCCTACTGGAGTAGCACTGAAAGGTATAGACTCATGTTTTAACTTCTCTAATATGTCTTGAATATTAGGACACACCGTTCCAGTGTATTTTTCTatacctttttgttttttgtattgtttggtcATGAGCCTAACTTTGATCCACTCCAACATTGCTAAAATTGGCTTATCCCTAACTTCTAAAATCATGGCATTAA
It encodes the following:
- the LOC126688608 gene encoding polyubiquitin 11-like; amino-acid sequence: MGTRRNPNRWFPSSSSNSNSTAASTSTQEEISLYLKIKKTVGLKFKRYGKISELKAFLREKEGISESHQQLFFSGNQLKDDQRLLDYGIQQGSTLHLVSQDLAGMKIYVRLPSDQRTIVVEVRTCDTIQNIKSIIQAKEGIPSDRYTLIYDGKLLEDNGILASLNISNESTLHLVFNPKDAIQIYVGVGTEEIVKLEVKLLFTIHDVKAIIGGMIGVPVNDWDLVYAGNKLTGCKTLASCGIKDGTVLSMFPAMIQIFVKTWSGKTITLYVQHHYTIRNVKDRIFRKLRIRCDFQNILFAGKMLEDNRDLASYGVQMHSTLSMVFSPSQTIIPMRIDCIVNPIQRFTTICNLKAMIEKKRRFPVKEIFFHEEALQDHRSLADYGINSDSIVRVVTYKSKV